GGATCCCGGCGCGGCGGGCGGCACGGATGGATCCGGTGGCGGCGTTGCGCGCGGAGTGAGTCGCGCCGCTCTGGACTCCACGTACGTGGTTCTGGAGGACTGAAGAAGGACTGAAGAAGGACTGAAGAAGGACCAACAAGACTTTTTCTGGTTGGTCCTTCTTCAGTCCTTCTTCAGTCCTTCTTCAGTCCCTCTTCAGTCCCACAAAAACACGTACGTGGAGCCGTCCACGCGTCGCCGGAACCCTCCCTGCGATGATTCGGCACTCTCCTGCTCCCGCGCCGGCCCATCGTACGGCATGACACACGGCGAGCTGTACGCGGAGCGCTTGACGCACTCGGTGATCGGGGCGTTCTACGAGGTCTACCACACGCTCGGCTTCGGCTTCGTCGAGCACCTGTACGTGGCCGCGCTCGAGCGCGAGCTGCTGGCCCGCGGCCACCGCGTCGGCCGAGAAGTCGCGATTCCCGTCTTTTACAAGGGCCAGCCGTTGGGCACCCAGCGGCTCGACATGGTCGTCGACGAGATGCTCGTCGTGGAGGTGAAGTCCACCTACGACCTGCCCGCGGCGGCACGGCGGCAGCTGCTCAGCTACCTGAGCGCGACGCGGCTCGGGGTCGGGCTGCTGCTCCACTTCGGGCCGGAGCCGAAGGTCCATCGCTGCGAGCGGCGAAAGTACGCGCCATGCACGACTCCACGTACGAGGGCTCGTGGGACTGAAGAAGGACTGAAGGAGGACTGAAGAAGGACCAACAACGCTGTTGGTGTTCTCCTTCTTCAGTCCTCCTTCAGTCCTTCTTCAGTCCTCCAGAAACACGTACGTGGAGCCATGCACGGCGCGATTCACTCGGCCCGCAACGTCAGTCCGGGATCGAGCCGCGACGCCCGTCGGGCCGGCACCGTGCTGGCCAGCGCCGCGACGGTGAGCAGCAGCACCGTCACGCCGCCGAACGTGAGCGGATCCGTCGGCGTCACCTCGAACAGGATCGTGCGCAGCAGTCCCGTTCCGGCGTACGCGACCGCCACGCCCAGCGCCACGCCGATGCCGGCGAGCCGCAGCCCGTGACCGAGCACGTCGCGCACGATGCGCCGCGGCACCGCGCCTAACGCGAGCCGCACGCCGATCTCGCGCGTGCGCTGCACCACCATGAACGAGATAAGCCCGTACAGCCCGATCGCCGCGAGCGCGAGCGCCGCCGTGGCGAAGATCGCGAACACGAGCATGGTGAGCCGCGGCTGCGCCGTGGCGTCGGCGACGAGCTGCGTGAGCGGCTGCAGCTGCGCCACCGGCAGATCCGGATCGAGCGACGCGACCGCGCGCTTCACCGCCGCCGCGGCCGCCGCGGGCTCCCCCGTGGTGCGCACCGTGAGCCACATCGACGGGAAGCCGATCTGCTGCGCCGAGTAGTACATCGTCGGCGCCGGGAGGCTGTCCACGTTGAGGAGACGCGCGTCGCCGACGACGCCGATGATGCGCATCGTGCGGCCGCTGCCCAGCACCACC
The window above is part of the Gemmatirosa kalamazoonensis genome. Proteins encoded here:
- a CDS encoding GxxExxY protein; its protein translation is MTHGELYAERLTHSVIGAFYEVYHTLGFGFVEHLYVAALERELLARGHRVGREVAIPVFYKGQPLGTQRLDMVVDEMLVVEVKSTYDLPAAARRQLLSYLSATRLGVGLLLHFGPEPKVHRCERRKYAPCTTPRTRARGTEEGLKED